A portion of the Papilio machaon chromosome Z, ilPapMach1.1, whole genome shotgun sequence genome contains these proteins:
- the LOC106717216 gene encoding uncharacterized protein LOC106717216, with protein sequence MPLDLVLTDKDGATSSETLNRNGIQVEVKVVLTREAFIAKITDQNKLLAQSNAKVTIDVLITGRNEKMITNAGAYARNLQGVYVVGPLSKVIDAPPGTGLDARIYTRALTVDLAGKILDAAMRGEHLNSRYDIGNILDHLGDVAKHFALSMNVMKMKIKCSAENSYMNEDQCKMFCDTVLRVNAGWSHHPTLSPNATSEEDA encoded by the exons atgccATTGGATCTGGTGCTTACGGACAAAGACGGAGCAACGTCAAGTGAAACTCTTAATAGAAATGGCATCCAAGTCGAAGTAAAGGTAGTTTTGACCAGAGAGGCGTTCATTGCTAAAATAACG gaccaaaataaattattagcgCAGTCCAATGCAAAGGTTACTATCGATGTGCTGATAACCGGGAGGAACGAGAAGATGATTACAAACGCAGGTGCATATGCCAGAAACTTGCAAGGAGTTTATGTTGTTGGTCCACTGTCAAAAGTAATCGA CGCTCCACCCGGCACTGGATTAGATGCACGTATTTACACCAGAGCATTGACTGTGGACTTAGCCGGGAAAATCTTGGATGCAGCTATGCGTGGAGAACATCTTAATAGTCGCTACGATATAGGAAATATCTTAGACCATCTCGGCGACGTGGCCAAGCATTTCGCTCTTAGCATGAATGTAATGAAGATGAAA ATAAAATGCTCTGCCGAAAACTCATATATGAACGAAGatcaatgtaaaatgttttgtgataCAGTGTTGAGGGTGAACGCAGGGTGGTCGCACCACCCCACTTTATCTCCGA ATGCGACATCAGAAGAAGATGCATAG
- the LOC106717221 gene encoding kunitz-type serine protease inhibitor bitisilin-3-like — MLPQAEFVISLFLLDLVKCQLQFNFTSTTLRSTTINDLIFYNPEVLCKLQPIAYDCNKSGYNIPRYYYDVKLEDCKAGSFGNDCEYNFNQFKSIKACHSTCRLSGLDPIDYKLPFEISCRLQPDFGMCNSYHPMWYFDMTTRTCKGFSYSGCGGNMNRFQSSRLCTKRCRSLVE, encoded by the exons ATGTTACCTCAGGCAGAATTTGtaattagtttgtttttattagatctagtaaaatgtcaattacaatttaactttacttCAACAACATTACGTAGTACGACTATAAATG atcttATATTCTATAATCCCGAAGTGCTATGTAAATTGCAACCCATTGCATATGATTGTAATAAAAGCGGTTATAATATACCTCG ATATTATTATGACGTCAAATTAGAAGATTGTAAAGCGGGTTCATTCGGCAATGATTgtgaatacaattttaatcaatttaaatctataaaagCATGTCACAGCACTTGTCGAC TGTCAGGTTTAGACCCCATCGATTATAAGCTTCCATTTGAGATATCTTGCAGACTACAACCTGATTTTGGCATGTGTAATAGCTATCATCCtat gtGGTACTTCGATATGACAACGAGGACTTGCAAAGGTTTCTCGTACAGCGGTTGTGGAGGCAATATGAACAGGTTTCAAAGCAGTCGTCTCTGTACCAAACGATGTCGATCACTTGttgaatga
- the LOC106717011 gene encoding ATP synthase subunit b, mitochondrial, with the protein MNIQRLMLLKYKPRYLTHKVLFGTHTETCPEYMKQFDKPKNGALKRAEKSGKVRLGFIPEEFFVFFYPKTGITGPYLFGIMALNYLVSKEIYVMEHEYYIGLSVLVIACYSTKKFGSLVAASLDKEVEKVEASYNLGRKEEESNYETVIKNAKTAQWRANGQKMLIDAKKENVAMQLEACYRERLMHVYNSVKRRLEYHAKLTRIETNIHQKWMCAWILDNVLKSITPEIENKIIVKAIEDLAKLSAHSGNKQIRFS; encoded by the coding sequence ATGAATATCCAAAGGTTgatgcttttaaaatataaaccacGTTATTTAACACACAAAGTTCTTTTTGGCACACACACTGAAACATGTCCGGAATATATGAAGCAATTTGACAAACCAAAAAACGGCGCCCTCAAGCGAGCGGAAAAATCTGGAAAAGTACGACTTGGATTCATACCGGAAGAATTTTTCGTATTCTTCTATCCAAAAACGGGTATCACCGGACCATATCTTTTTGGCATAATGGCTTTAAACTATTTGGTTAGTAAGGAAATATATGTAATGGAGCATGAATACTATATTGGTCTATCCGTATTAGTTATTGCGTGTtatagtacaaaaaaattcGGTTCTCTGGTAGCAGCAAGCCTGGATAAAGAAGTAGAAAAAGTAGAAGCAAGTTATAATTTAGGTAGAAAAGAGGAAGAATCGAATTACGAAACTGTAATTAAGAATGCTAAAACGGCACAATGGAGAGCAAATGGACAAAAAATGCTTATTGAtgctaaaaaagaaaacgtcgCAATGCAACTGGAAGCATGTTATAGAGAAAGGTTAATGCATGTCTACAACAGTGTTAAACGCCGTTTGGAATATCATGCTAAGCTTACAAGAATAGAAACTAATATTCATCAGAAATGGATGTGTGCTTGGATTTTAGACaacgttttaaaatcaataactcctgaaatcgaaaataaaattattgtcaaaGCTATTGAAGACTTGGCCAAATTATCTGCTCATTCgggaaataaacaaattcgTTTCAGCTGA
- the LOC106717139 gene encoding uncharacterized protein LOC106717139, which translates to MVKDSKKGAMEGLISKSSSKKSSNILDYGKKQTNKVSVKNTHMNQTTKKSNTENFDRKVGSTVTANNPKQNKNNFPHSTSTNNDKKYSPNIFGEKAGSSKNHGVSTFMPQPTPVADNNYVSSSYKDAKNKKSSMRFGIIWLPTKRRNKLKDNLNHSDGRDRSKERTPSMYKFMSDRSLDQIETTKERDLFASGTLKMTSPVYFGKKTSEQSLDQNHLYYDKYDDQDEREGNEAGGSNTSVNGAKEDTSNQETNADKKQSKGEDVVDKVNVLHRQSISKEQTADSTGEKEECIVVWLHYMLQCSDCCIM; encoded by the exons atggtaaaagaTAGTAAAAAAGGTGCAATGGAGGGCCTAATTAGTAAGTCCTCGTCTAAAAAGTCTAGTAACATTCTGGATTATGGGAAAAAACAGACAAACAAAGtatctgtaaaaaatacacatatgAACCAGACTACAAAGAAAAGCAATACAGAAAACTTCGATAGGAAAGTTGGTAGTACTGTTACTGCTAATAatccaaaacaaaataaaaataatttcccaCATTCAACTTCGACAAATAATGACAAGAAATATTCCCCAAATATTTTTGGAGAGAAGGCGGGAAGTTCTAAAAATCATGGGGTTTCTACCTTCATGCCACAACCAACGCCAGTTGCAGATAACAACTATGTTTCTTCTTCTTATAAGgatgctaaaaataaaaaatcatcaatgAGATTTGGAATAATATGGCTACCAACGAAAAGACGCAACAAGTTAAAAGATAACTTAAATCATAGTGATGGACGTGACCGTTCTAAGGAAAGAACGCCTTCAATGTATAAgtt catGTCTGATCGTTCGTTGGATCAAATAGAAACAACTAAGGAACGAGATCTGTTCGCTTCTGGAACACTGAAAATGACTTCTCCAGTTTATTTTGGGAAAAAAACCAGTGAACAATCCCTCGATCAGAACCATTTGTATTACGACAAATATGACGATCAAGACGAACGTGAGGGAAAT GAGGCTGGTGGCTCCAATACAAGTGTCAATGGTGCTAAAGAGGATACATCAAATCAAGAAACCAATGCTGATAAGAAGCAAAGTAAAGGTGAAGATGTTGTTGATAAAGTTAATGTGCTGCATAGGCAATCAATATCAAAAGAACAAACTGCTGATTCTACTGGGGAAAAGGAGGAATGTATAGTTGTATGGCTTCATTATATGTTACAATGTAGTGATTgttgtattatgtaa
- the LOC106717126 gene encoding uncharacterized protein LOC106717126: protein MYIIVDGSRYSNGQWSGVSETGLSSSAKIDRWFSLLPNTAPALSRPESGFVSGVEEVAEPGTLAEARNLLLQMGAKKKRRFMSAEESNDNRPIPNQNKTYVELFKFVPTKHSEDFTFTREDNASCLISEENSVVPTDATVKSKLVGLLAVKHKVEQQPDSPKLQEPHEMDNGTVSKFSQYEQNTYANDLEPMMQPQMPQLRERHDMESREVHVRGNFALYEPCLGDLLKPEFAELQKLKLEQTIDYISSQQFEYKQNMTRRPDLLIVRNLSGASNKKIYTLEELAGPIKPVVSQKHKSKFARKVDRMCEQFQGEEENNLQPDLIKLQNPYHVERKKVNIWDIIKQQKLYLTQPFRHQIAQYKFKLTQRLEPILEESETTLERLVEPELKQQLRLVKQNSDLGYYLNEYNLEQETESEVSHDEDYEESVVAASPLGSRTGENYYHFIMISHATACQEIPD from the exons aTGTACATCATTGTTGATGGATCGCGTTACTCAAATGGACAGTGGAGCGGAGTTTCAGAAACTGGG ttGTCTTCGAGTGCAAAGATTGACCGTTGGTTTTCGCTGCTACCTAACACTGCGCCGGCCCTATCAAGACCAGAGAGTGGTTTCGTCTCCGGAGTGGAAGAGGTGGCTGAGCCCGGTACCCTGGCTGAAGCTAGGAACCTCCTCCTACAAATGGGGGCTAAGAAGAAACGACGCTTCAT GTCGGCAGAAGAATCTAATGATAACCGTCCAATaccaaatcaaaataaaacatacgtGGAATTGTTCAAGTTTGTGCCAACAAAACATTCAGAAGATTTCACTTTTACTCGCGAAGATAATGCTTCTTGCCTAATAAGTGAAGAAAATAGT gtTGTTCCAACTGATGCAACAGTAAAATCGAAGCTGGTAGGATTACTGGCTGTAAAACACAAGGTAGAACAACAGCCAGATTCACCAAAATTGCAAGAACCACATGAAATGGATAATGGCACTGTGAGTAAGTTTTCACAATATGAACAAAACACATATGCAAATGATCTGGAACCCATGATGCAACCCCAAATGCCACAATTGAGGGAACGCCATGATATGGAATCTAGGGAAGTACATGTTCGTGGTAACTTTGCACTGTATGAACCCTGTTTAGGAGATCTGTTAAAGCCTGAGTTTGCCGAACTACAAAAGCTGAAGTTAGAACAAACAATAGATTATATTTCAAGTCAACAATTTGAGTACAAGCAGAATATGACCAGGCGACCAGATTTGTTAATAGTGCGAAACCTCTCTGGTGCAtccaacaaaaaaatatataccttgGAGGAATTGGCAGGCCCAATTAAGCCAGTGGTTTCACAGAAACACAAAAGCAAGTTTGCCAGAAAAGTAGATCGGATGTGTGAACAATTTCAAGGCGAGGAAGAGAATAATTTGCAACCAGATTTGATAAAATTGCAAAACCCTTATCATGTGGAgagaaaaaaagtaaatatttgggatataattaaacaacagAAACTCTATTTGACACAACCATTTAGGCATCAGATTGCCCAATATAAATTCAAGCTTACACAACGTTTGGAGCCAATATTGGAAGAATCTGAGACAACATTGGAGCGACTAGTGGAGCCCGAGTTAAAACAACAACTACGgcttgtaaaacaaaattcagaCCTgggatattatttaaatgagtaCAATTTGGAACAAGAAACTGAATCTGAAGTTTCTCATGATGAGGATTATGAG GAGAGTGTGGTTGCAGCATCACCACTTGGGTCTAGAACTGGTGagaattattatcattttatcatGATTTCACATGCGACAGCTTGTCAAGAAATTCCTGACTAA